Proteins from a single region of Felis catus isolate Fca126 chromosome B4, F.catus_Fca126_mat1.0, whole genome shotgun sequence:
- the LAG3 gene encoding lymphocyte activation gene 3 protein, translating to MWEAQFLVLLLLQLQRVAPVEAPGSETEVSVVWAQEGAPAQLPCSPTIPLQDVSLLRTAGVTWHHLPDSGPPAPAPSLRPAAPSAQGPGPRRYVVLMQAPGGLRSGRPPLQPRVQLEERGLQRGDFSLWLRPARRADAGEYRAAVHLRDRSLACRLRLRVGQASMTASPPGSLRISDWVILNCSFSRPDLPASVHWFRGRVPVQESPHHHLAGSLLFLPQVSPLDSGPWGCLLTYRDGFNVSITYNLTVLGLEPSVPLTVYAGAGSRVELPCHLPPGLGTQSSLTAKWAPPGGGPDLLVAGDNGNFTLPLEAVSQAQAGTYTCHVHLQGQQLSVTVTLAVITVTPKSSGLPGNPRKLLCEVTPASGQERFVWSPLDKPSWGSSPGPWLELQQARLVSQPWQCHVYQGERLLGTAVSFAEPTGPGAQHSGRASGPLKTGQLPLFLILGILFLLLLMTGAFGFHFWRRQWRPRRFSALEHEIHPPQTQSKIGELEPEPELEPEPEPEPEPEPEQL from the exons ATGTGGGAGGCTCAGTTCCTGGTTCTGCTGCTTCTGCAGCTGCAGCGGGTGGCTCCAG tggaggctccagggtctgagacAGAGGTCTCTGTGGTGTGGGCCCAGGAGGGGGCTCCTGCCCAGCTCCCCTGCAGCCCCACAATCCCCCTCCAGGATGTCAGCCTTCTGAGAACAGCAGGGGTCACTTGGCACCATCTACCAGACAG TGGTCCGCCGGCTCCCGCGCCCAGCCTGCGCCCCGCGGCGCCCTCCGCCCAGGGCCCGGGGCCGCGCCGCTACGTGGTGCTGATGCAGGCTCCCGGCGGCCTGCGCAGCGGGAGGCCGCCCCTGCAGCCCCGCGTGCAGCTGGAAGAGCGCGGCCTCCAGCGCGGGGACTTCTCGCTGTGGCTGCGCCCGGCCCGACGCGCCGACGCCGGCGAGTACCGCGCTGCGGTGCACCTCCGGGACCGCTCCCTCGCCTGCCGCCTCCGTCTGCGCGTGGGTCAGGCCTCCA TGACTGCCAGCCCCCCAGGGTCTCTCCGGATCTCCGACTGGGTCATCTTGAACTGCTCCTTCAGCCGCCCTGACCTGCCAGCCTCTGTGCACTGGTTCCGAGGCAGAGTCCCTGTCCAGGAGTCCCCCCATCACCACTTAGCTGGAAGCCTCCTCTTCCTGCCCCAAGTGAGCCCCTTGGACTCTGGGCCGTGGGGCTGCCTCCTCACCTACAGAGATGGCTTCAATGTCTCCATTACATACAACCTCACTGTTCTGG GTCTGGAGCCCTCAGTGCCTCTGACTGTGTATGctggagcaggttccagggtGGAGCTGCCCTGCCACCTGCCTCCCGGTTTGGGGACCCAGTCTTCTCTCACTGCCAAGTGGGCCCCTCCTGGTGGAGGCCCCGACCTCCTGGTGGCTGGAGACAATGGCAACTTTACCCTTCCACTGGAGGCTGTGAGCCAGGCCCAGGCTGGGACCTACACCTGCCACGTCCATCTGCAGGGGCAGCAGCTCAGTGTCACTGTCACCTTGGCAGTCATCACAG tgACTCCCAAGTCCTCTGGGTTACCTGGCAACCCGAGAAAACTGCTTTGTGAGGTGACTCCAGCATCCGGACAAGAGCGTTTTGTGTGGAGCCCCCTGGATAAGCCGTCTTGGGGAAGTTCCCCAGGACCCTGGCTGGAGTTGCAGCAGGCCAGACTCGTTTCTCAGCCCTGGCAGTGCCACGTGTACCAGGGGGAGAGGCTTCTCGGGACAGCGGTATCCTTCGCTGAGCCGACTGGCCCAG GTGCCCAACACTCTGGGAGGGCCTCAGGTCCCCTGAAGACAGGCCAGCTCCCTCTGTTTCTCATCCTTGGTATCCTGTTTCTGCTCCTTTTGATGACTGGAGCCTTTGGCTTTCACTTTTGGAGAAGACAG TGGCGTCCAAGAAGATTCTCTGCCTTAGAGCATGAGATTCACCCACCTCAGACCCAGAGCAAGATAGGGGAGCTGGAGCCAGAACCGGAACTGGAACCGGAGCCCGAGCCGGAGCCCGAGCCGGAGCCCGAGCAGCTCTGA